GCTGGTGGAGATCCCCACCAGGCCGGTGCTGACCAAGGTGAGCCTGGCCGAGGCCCCTCGGTGGGACAGGGGGCGCCCATCACTGTATGTGCAGCGGGACATGGTTCAGGAGACCCAGCGCGAGGAGGACCACCGGCGGGAGGGCCTGCAGGCGGCCCGGGCATCCACGCCCGACTGGGCCTCCGAGGACCCCCAGCCTGGACTCAGAAGAAGCGCGAGCTCCGACTCCATCCTGGGTCCCACTCCAGACGCCCGGGCGGCTGACCCAGCCCCGGCCGCGAGGAAAGTGAGCCGCATCTCACCCGAGGCCTACCAGCCCTACCTGGCCGCCCAGGGCCCCCAGCTGCAGTTCTCAGCCCCCGGACCCCATGGCAAGCCCAGCGGCCTCTCCGCCGAGGCGGTCAGGGCTGCGGCCTCCCCCAAGGCCGCGGGGTCTCAGAGGCAGCTCCCAGAGTCCTCTGGAAAGCCCCTGAGCACCAGGCAGGAGTCTGCCCAGCCCCTCCGGGGAGCCCCGCTGGCCGGCCAGGGCCTGGTCCGCTGGGATCACTTCCGCCTGCGTCCTCTGCGGTTCAGGGCCCCAGATGTCCCTCAGCAGGCtgaggctccccaggcctggggccGGGAGGCGGCTGGGGCCCCAGTGTTGAGGCGGCAAAAGTCCCTTTCGTCGGATCTGCTggagagggaggtggagagtGTCCTGCGCCGGGAGCGTGAGGTGGCGGAGGAGCGGAGGAGTGCTCTCTTCCCAGAGGTCTTCTCTCCGCCACCAGAGGAGGACGCTGAGCCCGACTCCAGGAGCTCCTCGCGGGCGTCAGGTGAGAAGGGACGGTGGATTCTCTGCTTCACTCGGGACCTATGGCCTGGGAAGGCTCTCGGGGAGGGGAGGGACTTCATTCTCCCACTTCCCCCACTGGGCAGCGGCAGGGCAGGTTTTTGAGAAATGTCAAGTTTGCCTTAGGGTTTTCGCCTCGTGGACCCAGATGATTTGTTATGAGGTGCGTAGGGGTTTGCAAGTGTCTATCATCTTGGTGGTTCTTCCTGGTCAATCTGATCTATCCTTGTCGCTTGATGCTCTTTGCCACCCAGAATCTCCTGACTGGTTATTTTTGTCCATCTCTCATGATCAGTTGCTGCTGCCTGTCCATCTGTCAGCTGAGCGGAGGTCTGACGGTGGGTCTGCCCACTGATGCCCCTTCTTTCCCCCGCTCCCCGTCCCCAGGCATCGTGGGCAGCTACTCTGTGTCCGAGTCCCCCGTGTTCACCCCCATCCGCCTGCACTCGGGCCTGGTGTGGAAGGCAGAGGCCCCGGCAGAGGAAGCGGCTGGGCAGAGGAAGAAGGAGCTCTGGGTGCGTGGGACTGGCCCCAGGCGGGCGAGGGTGATCCTCCACCTCCCGGCCAGGCCTGCTCCCCATGGAGCCCCAGTTTGGGGGACCGGGGGGCTGTACCCAGGGTGGCATGGCGGAGGGGACACTGGGAGAGTTGGAGGGAGGGGTGTGGGAGGCCTTCAGGCAGGCTCCTGGGAGGGCACGGGGAAGGACCGGGGCTGACTGGCCTCTCTCCACAGTACGCAGGCATCAACCCCGCGGATCAGGTCAACTCAGAGGTGAGTGACGCACAGTGGCCACCCATCCCGCGGATCCGCCCTCGGGTCCTCCTCCTCCGGCCTCCTCTGCTCCAGGGTGGGGCCCAGccggctgggggaggggggcgtGGTGTCCGCCGGGGTGGGTGCTGCTGGACTCCGCCATGATGGCTGCAGGGCTTCACTTGCTTCCACCAGGTGGAGGGCTGGGCTCAGATTAGGGGGTTTCTCTGGCgtcctggcctcagcctccctctagcACCACCAGGCAAGGGCACTTCTTTGAGGGGTGAGTGTGGAAGTCCAGCCATCTCAGACGGCAATCCCGTCCTCCCGGAGCTGAGTCCAGACTTCTTCCCTGGGGAGGAACTCGGCGGGAGTCAGCAGGTTCCTTGGTCAGGCTACCAGGAGTAGAGGCCTGAGACAGAGGAGGGCGTCCTGCCCGCTGTTGTGGGCCTTGTCTGTGACTTGGCGGTGCCAAGGTGCCTGCTGAGGTCAGGCCCTGAAGACACTGCTTTTCTGGTGCAGATCCTGGGAGCCACTCGGGTGACGCGGCACAAGAACGCCATGGCAGAACGATGGGAGGCCGGCCTCTACGCCATCGAGGGCGAGGACTGAGCCTGGGGACAGGACGTGTTGCCCTCCCTGGCCCTTAGGAACTGCCAAGACCAGCACGGCCCCCTCCCCGAAGCAAACAGGCCCCGTTTAAATCCAGTCTGAACGAGGAATCACTCGAGAGGACTGGGCCGGTTTTCTTTTCCGTTTTTATTTTCCTGGAGAAAATGCTTTGGAGTCTGCAGCTGCGCTGGAATGAGACGGCTTccgattcttctgcctcagaccACGATTTGCCCCAGCGCCCTGGGGCCAGGAGACCAGGCGCCTGCGCCTTCTTGGGTCACTCCGCCTCCCCCTGAGGAGATCCTCTGGCCAGAGGGGGACTAGCCGCGGTGATGCCTCTGCAGCCCGCTGCGGGGGGGGGCCGCAGAGCGCTGCCTCCACCCGGGAGGCGCCTGGGACGTCGGAGGAGAAATACACTGCCCAGCAGCCTGCCTACCGGCTGCCTGAGGCACAAAGCCAACCTCGCATCTGCGTGGTCTTTCTCGGTGCCAGGCCCGCACTGGGACCCCGCGTCCCCTGGAGCGGCAGGGGCTGGCCTGGGCCACCCGGGCCCCACCATCTCATCTCCGGCACTTGAATGCCTGCTGAGCGCTTGCGGCATCCCTGGCCTTCCTGGTGTCAGGGCGATGGGAGGGTGGTTAATGGGCCCCAGGGGACTCTAGGCTCACCAGAGATGGTGGGATCCTACTGGCCAGGGCCAGTAGGCTGGACGCGGTCCCCTCATGCCCCGCCGCTATGCACCCTTGGGGATCCTCTGGCTGCTCGGCCTCAGTGGTGAAGACCCAGAGGGTGCGTCTGTGGGCCGCCATGGGGGCAACACCCCGAGTGTTTTGCACCCTGCTCCCCAGGATGCTAGGAGCGGCCCTGAGGCCCGGGACCCGCTTGGGAAGCCCGGCCATGGCTACTTTAAGAACTCTGTATTCAAGGCGGGCCACCGGGACGGCCACCGGCAGACGTGGGTCTGGAATAGCCCCACAGCGAGGGACCCCCAGGGAGGAGGCTGGCTCCCGCCCTCAGGGAGCTCTGTACGAAGGCTGGCTGCCGCCCCTGCACCTGGGCGATTCTGTCCACGTGGGCTTCCCCCTTCCCCGGGAGGCAGGTCCAGCACCGCATCCCAGGTGGGCCTCAGAGGCTTCTCCATGGTCTCCCTCCTCCGTCCCCTGCTGCCTGACGGGAAGTCCCTGTTCCTCTGCCTGAGGAGGCAGGTCTCAGAAGCCACGTGCTAGAGGCAGGTTGGAGGGCAGGAGGCGGAAGTCCAGGGGCAGCAGGGCTGGTCCCTCCTGAGGCCCAGCAGGGGTGTCCAGCAGTGCAGTGTCTCCACGTCCCTCTGACTctggccctcctgcctcctctcgTGAGGACCCCGGGCCCCAGATGGCCAGGTAGCTGCAGCTCAGGGCCCCGTCTGCCACAGGAGGGGACGTGTCCACAGGAGGGGACGTGTCCACAGGAGGGGACGTGTCCACAGGCCTCAGAGTCTGGAGCCTGGGCCTCTTCGGGGccactttctcctctttcttcctgtggtgctggggttggacCCAGGACCTGGGGCACCCAAGGCCAGCACCCTGCCGGCCGAGCTTCGTCCCCAGCCTCTTGGGGGCCATTTCTACCCTCACAGAGGGTCTTGGCGTCCCCGTCTGCACTGACCTGCTGCCACCTCTGCTCAAGATCCCTGGGACTGTGGTTGCCAGGTGCTGCCTGCCGAGGCCTGAGGCCCACACCGGGGACCGGGCTGCACTGAGGATCCTCTGCCCGTCACTGGGTCAGAGGAGCATGTCCACGTGTCATGTCACACGTCATGACACGCTCCCGGTGGCCCCATCTCCTGGCCTCGGTAGGTCCCCCCGCCCCACAGCACCTGGGGGTGAAGGCCCACAAGAGCCTCAGTGGGTGCCGGAGAGCGACACCCTGCAGGCCACCGTGCCCACAGGCCAGCACAACTCTGGGCCACAGGAGCCCCCCATCTCTGCCTGTCGCCTCCCCTCCGCTGGGGACAGAGCCGTGGTGCCCAGGAACACCCTGGCGACCCTGTTCTGTAAGGAGGGGTAGCGGCAGTGACACCCTGGAGGATGTTATGCGGGTTAGAGGCAGGATTGAGTGAGCCCTCCCCAGAAAACCAGGGAGGACTGACTTAAAACCTCGCCACTTCCTGGTCGGAGGCAGCCAGCAGTAAATGCACACCGCCACCAGAGGGCGGCACCACACCAAACACTGACCCCACGCTGCGGCCTCCCAGGGAGGCCAGCCCCCGGGGCCTGTGGCCTCCAGGTTCCCACTGCTCCTGCTGCAGAGTGCGGCCCCTCCCCTGGGCTGCTGCCTGGCAGAGCCACACTGGACACGGAAGACCTGCTTCCCTCTGTACAGTTCTTATGTTCTTtcaatttttgaaacattttaatgaattttccCCAGAACATCAAAATAGCAGGAAAACGTCAAAAAATGGCCAAGGATGTCTATTAAAACGCACAGCATCTGTGTGTGAGTGCGTGGGGCTGGGGGTTGAAGCCAGAGGTGCCCTTTTAAGACCCTAGTGACAGGGACTCCGTAAGCGGCTCCGGCTGGCCTGGAGCTGacaggtcctcctgcctcagcctcggagTCCCTGGAATCACTggtgtgtgccatcacatccAGGTCGGTTTAAATATTTGCACAATTCTAAaattggggggctgggattgtagctcgaTGGCAGAGCCCtacccagcacatgtgaggccctgggttccatgctcagcaccacctaaaaataagtgaataaaataaaagaattgtgtccgtctacaaataaatatgtgtatttttttaagcttttagttatagatgggcacagtattttgtttatttttattggtgctgaggatggaacccagtgcctcacatgggcaaaGCAAGGgccctgcccctgagccacaccctgcccaactaaatatgtttaaaaaatttttaaatttggccagatacagtggcacacgcctgtaaccccagcggctcaggaggctgaggcaggaggatggcgagttcaaagccagcctcagcaaaagcgaggcactaagcaacgcAGTGTCAGTCcctgttacaaaaataaaattttaaatttaaatttctcccCGAGTCCACTCTCACCTTGCCCACGTCCTGGCCCTGCCGACGGGGTCCCTCCTGAGGCAGGCCACACAGCCACCTGCAGCCGACTGGCAAGGGTACCTGACAATATCAGAGTTCTGGAGATGGCACAGTGACCTGTGGGGACTCTCAGGGTAGGATGTCAACCTGGGGATGTTGCCCTGAGGGATCTGGAGGGCGGCCAGGCGGGCAGGGCCTGGGGCGCTGCCCATGAGCAGCGCGGCTTGCCCTGCGGtcactcctcttcctctttctttctgcccTTCCATCTTTCTCCCCCTTCATCCGCTTGGGCCTCTGTGTCTGGATTTCTGCTGTGGCCCCTCCGGCCAGGTCTCCAGCTCTGCCTGTTCTCCCCAGAGGCTCACGGGGCCTCTGGCACCCCGAGTGCGTGTCTCCGTTCAAAGCCCAGATCCCCCACCGCGAGAGGCCCTGCAGGACCCCCGCTCTCTGCcgcccacctcccacctccctccGCTGGTCTGCTCCAGCCACGCGGCCTCCTCGCGGCCTCCTCGCTGAGCCTCGATGGCACCTCAGTCTGAGAGTCACCCCCAGGCCCCTGCTGGGCCCCCCTCCTCACCTAGCGGCTGCTCCGCACACGCAGATGAATAAGTAACTGTGGGGCCGGGCTGTGGCTGAGCGGCAGCAGGGTCAACAGCACAGGCCAGGCCCCGGGTTCAAGCCCCGGCTCCACAGAGCCCCGGAGGCAGGCGCGCCTGGCTCTCCTGCAGGCCGGCGTGCGAGGGGCGCAGTGCCAGCTGGTGCCCCAGGCCCAGacctgaggagcaggaggagctggTGGCGGCCACAGGTACCCACTGCCCAGCCTGGGAGAGAAGCAGGGGATCAGGACTGCCCCAGGGGGCTTTAGTGTCCGGTGGGCAGCTGGGGGACAGGATGTGGAACATCAGTTAGGCTTGCCCAACCCCTGCCCACCAGCCCCCGCCCACCTGCCCCATCTCCCAGGCCGCTACCGCAGCACCAGCTGCCCGCACACACCTCCAATGTCTGCGGgctttttttaagtgtttttggTAGGAGACGGACAccacacctttatttatttacttatgtggtgCGGAGCGTCCAGCCCAGCGCCTCACGGGCACTGGGCAAGTGCGCTCCCCCTGAGCCCAGCCCGGCCCCCACTGTCTGCATTCTGAACAGCGGGAGGACACTAGGGAGGTGGGGGACAATGCCCAGAACGTGCCAGGCCCTGGCTCCCTCCCCCGGAAGAAGAGCGTTGATGTCCCTGAGCATTTTTGTCCAGCCTCAGAAAGGCTGCAGCCACGGCTCTTAGTGCATTCCTGGACATGGGCACCACCACGTCCATCCGGCTCCAGAGTCCATCTCCCAAAAACAGCCCCTCCCCATGAGCACTCAACTGTGCCTCCCAGCCCTGCACCCACCGTCCACCTCCCTCTGTCGATGGCATAAGCTCCCAGCAGCCAGGGAGTTTCACCCAGCGGCCACAGTGGACAAGGGCACAGTGGTGTGGCTGAAGTGTCCTCGGCCAGGGCATCGTGGCCAGACCTGAGGGCCTCTTGCTCAGGCACAGCCTGGGACCCGGTGACAGGAGCCAGGACAGGGGAGTCCAGAGATGGAGCCTGGGAGGGCCAGGCTGTCCTGGACCTGGACGTGGAGGTGGCCGCACCCCTCGGGCATTGTGAGAGCCGTAGCACACCACGCTGCGGTTTCCCCTGCTCAGCACCAGCGAGTGGACGTTAGGGCATGTGGTCAGCAACTGGAGACAAGCTCATTCCCTTTAAGGAGGGGCTCCAGGTCAGCGGCACctgcccccaggccctgctgccccAGGACGCTGCAGTTCCTTGGGGCTCCTCACTGGGCTTTCACCTCATGGCCCTGCTGACCGGTGGGTAGGGGAGCACACTGGCCACACAGTGTCTGCAGGGTCAGTCTGTCTGAGCCTTTGGCTTTTCCCTTTGTTGTGCTGCCACTGACCAAGGAGTGACCAGGGGCTGCACGGGGAGCCTTCCTGGCCTGGCTGGGCTTCGCAGGCTGCCTTGAGCTGAGGCCCCCTGCAGCCCAGCACGCCTGGCTGTCCAGTGCTGTTGACCAGCGCTGTGCCTGCACTGCAGTGtcctccccccgccccctgccGCCGAGGTTTGTCTTTTGAGTCTCTTTCTGGTGCATTTGGAGAAGAGAATTTAGAATAAAGCAGTGAATCTCTCATCAGGAGTGAGTGGCCTAGGCCAGGGGCTCGGTGCCTCAGTCCCCAAGGAGTGCATCTGCCAACAGCAGCTTCAGCTTTCCCACGTGGAGGGCCCAGGAGTGAGCTTGGCTTCACCCACAGTAAAAGAGACTGAGGTTCCCAGGAGCACCCTCCCTGGACCTGGGTCTCACACAGTGACCTCGGGCCAGAGTCGGGATTCCAGCTCTGACCCTGGCTCCAGCAGGAGCCTGGGAGGGGTGTTCCCGGAAGACCCACCCCAGCCCACATCAGGATGTTTCTGAACAAATCTGTCAGTTTGGCATGAAACCCTTCATCTGAAGTTGCCAAATTCCATTTCCTGCCAAGCCAAGGAGAacaggcaggggacaggggacGGGGCAGTCACTGTTCAGGCTGGGCCCACTCTCGCTGGTGGCTCTGAAGGTTGGAAGGAGCACCTCCAAGTCAAGGGGCTCCTTTGCATGGCACCAGGTGCCAGACAGTGGGCAGCTTTGATTCCTGGTGTCCACACTGGGCAGCTAGTGCCCAGCCCTTCTAAGCATTAAATATCTGGAGTTTCATACAATGACAGTGAATTTTAACAGGCAATAAAAACATTGGAGATCTTCCATTCTCTTCCAGGGCTGAGGTGGACTCGGGGGTCAGCGCCTGCCCCCAGCCCGAGGGCCCTGGTCCACCCAGCAGCACAGAAACACAACACACAACCCAGGGGCTCCAGGCTTCTTTGGCTCTTGGGGGGCAGGAAGGTGGGACCCACCCTGGGCGCACCTTGGGCCCCCAGCCGGGTCCTGGCCCCAGGCTGTGATTTCTGGTCCTTTCCTCTCTGGTGAGTTCTCTCGCCCTTGTCCAGCAGCTTTACCGACGGCTCTGCCTGTCGTCCTGGCCCCCCTGTGGCTCCTGTCTGGGTTCCCGAGTCGCTGGGACAGCACCTGGCGCTGTGTGGTCTACTCCCCAAACGGGCTCCACTTCGACAATCTCGCGCTGCTCTATCTACCTGGGCCATGTCCTGCCTTCCAGGGGTGcacctggggaaactgaggcagggggctGCTGGAGGGAGAGGGGCCCAGGACACCGCGTGGCGGGACCCCATTTGACAGACAGGGAGACCGGCTCTCGGGGTATTGTGGGACAGTCACTGTCGTCCCTGATTTAAAAATCAGGAACTGAAAACACGTGTGTGTCAAGGAAGATCACCCAGTGACAGGCGTGCGAACTGCCCAGACATGCCCAGAGGACAAGGGGTGGGCAGACGGGGCCTCAGCTGACCAGATCCAGGGTCCAGACCCAGCCAGGACAGGTAGACAGACTCCCGCAGTTGGCTCTCTCTGGGCCAGGACAGGTAGGACCCCGCAAGTCCTGGAGTCCGCGGTGCCACGGCAGGTCCTTCCATCGCCCCCTCCTGCCACCCGTGGGGAAGGGAAGCAGCGGCCACCCTCCCTGAGGCTGGGCCCAGGTCACTCACCGCCGGGAAGGCTGCTCAGACAGAGCACCCGGGAACAAAGGGCCCAGATAGGGACACTGCTCCTGAGACCTCCCCGGAGTGAGGCCCCTCGTCCCTCAGCTTCCGGAGGAATCTGAGGCCAAAGGGCGTGTCGACCCCTGTCTGGCCGGGGCCTCGGCGTGCTGGCCTGCGGAGTGCCCAGCTGGACCAGAGCCCGGGGTGCAGGCTGGCCGCTCTGGGCCGGTGGGTGCTGGGAGGCAGCCAGTGCGTGGCCCACCTCCCAGGCTCTCGCCCACCGCCAGGTGTCCTCCCTGGAGGAGTGGCCCCCGTTGGCCTGATTGGCACTCAGGCTCGACAGCCGCTGGCTCAGGTTTAAAAACTTCTTTCAGAGCCCAAGAGCCTGGGCCTGGCCCTCAGGAGCCCCAGGCTGGGGTTCAGTGAGCCCCTGGCCACTGGGCAGAGCAAAGGCAGGGCAAGGCCCAGGTCAGGGTGGGCCCCACCGTCCACTGGAGTGATGACCCCTGCTTGCTCCAAGGCCGACGCCCAGGACCCCTTCGAGGGGGAGGGTCCACAGCAGGCTGGCAGAGGACTCTCCCAGGGGAGGCCGCGGGAGTCGGGCTGGGGGCCTCCAGGGGCCTGGCCCCCAGCTCTGCTTGGGCAGCTGGAAGGCGCTAGAACCACAGGGACAGCTGGAGCCTGGGAGCCCAGACCCGGCCACCTGGCAGCTGGGCACTGTCACCTGGCCCCATTTATAACAGGGGCCCTGGAGAGTTCTCCAGGTGGCCTCATCAGTCATTCGTGGGAGGACAAAGTGTCCCACCGAAGCCCCCCTTCCTGTGACATAGCCAGTGGCCGGCAGGACCGCAAGGGGCTGGCCCTGTGGGCTGAGGCCTGGAGGGTGGCCACAGGTGTCTGCCCTCCCCTCTTGGGCTGCCCAAGAGCAGAGAAAAGCCTCCAGAGTCCTGCTGTCCCAGGAGTGGGCAGAGGGAGGTGCCGGTGCCCACCAGTGTGCAGGGCTGCAGGCCACAGTCCAGCATCAGTGACCCACGGCCACGGACGGACCTTGGTGgcctctgcagtgctggggaccgaGCCCTGGCCCTGCCCAAGAGCCTGTTTCCTGAGCAGTCCTAAGTGGACAGAAAAGTGGGACAGGGAACGGGAAGTGTCCGGCTGCCCCACCTGTGGGTGAGCCAACCTGGAGACGTGGTGGTCAGCCACGCTCACAGGTTTACTTGAGGTTCCCTCGGGAGCCGCACAGAGCTGGGATCTTGATCAGTGACACCTGTCCCCAGACTGCATCAGACCTTCCGGGGCCTGAGAAGTGCCCAGGCTCTGCCTGCCGTCCTGGCCCCCTGCTGGGCTGTGGGCACACTTCTGCCCTCTCCAGGATGCCGGGCTGGAGTTGCCCAGGGCGTGGCCTCTGCAGCCCGGGGCCTCCCTGGTAGCTGCCTTGGGGTGCTCCCAGCTCAGGGCTCAGGAGCCCCTTCTTTCCAGCCAGTGAAAGCTGCCGTCCGTCTGGGCCCATCGGTCTCACCCACCGGGAGTCTCAGATGCCCCCAGCTTTGGGCTGCTGTGGACAAGGCCACGGAGGCACCCCGAGCGGTCGGTGTGTGGGCACCTCCATGTGGGTCCAGCTCTGGAGCACAGCGCCTGGCTGAGGGTCTCCTGTGCTGCTCCTTCCAGCCCCGCAGGCCAACGGAGGTCCAGGTGGGCTgccccagcctcagtctccccagagGCAGGGAGGCCTGAGCGGGGTGAAGGCGTGGGGGCAGGAGCAGGCGCCCCAggaccctccccttcctctctcccattcTAGGCGGAAAGCACCAGCCAGAAGCCAGGCAGGGGCCCCAGACGGATGCCCACCTGCTCACGGTTCTCAGGAggttctgggggggggggcgggcggaGCTCACCGTGAGGCTGCCTGGACTTGTTGGAATTTCTCAACCTCCTGCTGGGCCCTTCGCAGCTCTGAGGGCTCCCTGACTGCTCTAGGAGGGGGCAGTGGGGATGGGGACGCAGGTGGCAGCTGAGGCCTGCTGTTACAGCCCTGGCTCCATGCTCTGTCCTCAGGGTACAAGACCAAGGTAAAGCAGGTGCTGCTACCCGAGACCCCCCAGGTCTCCCTCCCAGCTCCCTGGCTGCAGATGCTGAAATCAGATGTCCACCAAAGCCCACACATGGAGGGGGGCGGCCCGGCCGTCCACACCCAGGTGGAGAGGTACTGCTCATCCACCTGGAGCATTCTCGGACACCAGCAGGAGCGAGGGGCCAGCTGCAGTGTGGAGCGATCTGAGGACCTCATGCTCACTGAGAGCCAGTGTGACCCATGACAGGAGAGTCCAGGACGGGAATCGAGAGACAGGACGTGGACGTGTGGGTGCAGGGCTGGGAGGGACAGGGCTGGGAGGCAGGAGTCCTCCCTTTGGGGTGACAAGAATGCTCTAGAATCAGGTAGAGGTGATTCCTGCACCTCGGAATGTGCCAAATGCCCCTGGACTGTGCCAACTGAGATCATCTAAGACATGTCATCTGACTGTCTCATCTAAGGTCAGGCTGAAACCGCTTTGCCCAGGTGTCTCCTGGATTCACTCACAGTGTAGTCagttccatcactgtgacaaaatacagGAGAAAATCAGCTTAGAAACCAcaaaaccaggggctggggatgtggctcaggcggtagcgcgctcgcctggcacgcgtgcgacccgggttcgatcctcagcagcaccacataccaacaaagatgttgtgtccgccaagaactaaaaaataaatattaaaaaaaaaattctctctctctctcttaaataaataaataaataaataataaatattaaaattctctctctcaaaaaaaaagacaataataaCACTTACCCTGTAGTAGattaaaaaattggaagcattctgGAGTTCATATTTTGTAGTTTCTTTGTACAAcagttacttttttattatttaatttttagttacaggtggacacaatatctctatttcattttatttttaatgtggtgctaaggtcgAACCCttagcatgctaggcaagtgctctacctgtGAGCACCACCCTGTACCACActtactttttttatattaattttttagtttgagttggacacaacacctttattttatttatttctatgtggtgctgaggatcgaacccagggcctcgcacaagctaggcgagtgctctcccgctgagccaccaccctgtACCAGTTACTTAAAAGAtacaataaaattctatttttagaaagaaagaaagaaagaaggaaagaaggaaagaaagaaagaaagaaagaaagaaagaaagaaagaaagaaggaaagaaagaaagaaagaaagaaggaaagaaagaaagaaagaaggaaggaaggaaagaaggaaagagagagagagagagagagagagagagagagagaaaatccacGTAGAGGAGGAAGGGTTTCCTTGGCTCAGGTCTCTGTGTCCACTTGACCACTGACTAGGCAGCAGGTGTGGGCTCAGGCTGTGCTGGCCATCCCGGGCGGGTCAGGGGCTGAGTGTCGCCCAGGGGTGATGAGCCAGGGGTCATGTTCTGGGGACGTGATGCTGGCCCTGAAGTGCTCAGACCAGGGGAGGACGGAGGTGATCCTCAGTCCCCAGATCCCTGAGGACAACCAcctgcttttcttctcttttgctgCCGTGCTGGGCAGACCTCGGAGCGGGGGCATGCTGGGGGACATCCCGCCACCCTAGGCCGCCTCAGCCCGCCCCAGGAAGAGGACAGGTCAGCTGACAGGCGGAG
This is a stretch of genomic DNA from Ictidomys tridecemlineatus isolate mIctTri1 chromosome 2, mIctTri1.hap1, whole genome shotgun sequence. It encodes these proteins:
- the Misp gene encoding mitotic interactor and substrate of PLK1 isoform X1, translated to MDRVTRYPIFSIPHSARIAGLALDGDTSYAIELVGVGPEEAGWNQDRPQARSPDRKAQVDLVKTGATHGRQAFPGQWSLRPLCLEDDKDGDTRTHHLGASSVLPRQRQDLQQERWAVLQGQAVRKGGTVATLGSTSDHGDCGPLGHLRSTPLEEDRIDREQIDFLAARRQFITLEQANATRAPPRPPTRAAPPSAPPGASPALQAPGRPPLANGTVVPREPQVRELFREKKGRGRPLGSSIPAVNDPGSRPRVELPEAPKETPIEREIRLAQEREADLREQRGLRRAAGYQELVEIPTRPVLTKVSLAEAPRWDRGRPSLYVQRDMVQETQREEDHRREGLQAARASTPDWASEDPQPGLRRSASSDSILGPTPDARAADPAPAARKVSRISPEAYQPYLAAQGPQLQFSAPGPHGKPSGLSAEAVRAAASPKAAGSQRQLPESSGKPLSTRQESAQPLRGAPLAGQGLVRWDHFRLRPLRFRAPDVPQQAEAPQAWGREAAGAPVLRRQKSLSSDLLEREVESVLRREREVAEERRSALFPEVFSPPPEEDAEPDSRSSSRASGIVGSYSVSESPVFTPIRLHSGLVWKAEAPAEEAAGQRKKELWYAGINPADQVNSEILGATRVTRHKNAMAERWEAGLYAIEGED